AGCACGTAGGCCTTCCATGTATGCACCGGCCCCTGCGTCACAGCACCGGCCACAATAATCCCGCAGGCGTCAGAATTCCCCTTGTGCGTGACAGGCGGGTCAACCGCGACGACAATCCGGTCCATCTCAGGCAAATCATCCGCCACCGCGTCGGCCATCATCGCAGTCGTCCACATCGCGCCCTCAGCATCGGCCAGCAGCACACCTTCCAGCTCTTGGCGACCCAAACGCGTGCCTGCATAGCGGGATTGGACCTCTTCCAGAAATCCTTCAGCCAAGTTCGCGGCATTCGCTTCGGTCGGAGCATGTGTGACCACTGTGCTGGGGCGTTCCAATATCCCCTTCAACACAGGCACATTGCGGGGGGTCGTCGTGACACAGGCCTGCGGGCAATCCCCTAACCGCAAGGAAAACTGCAGCATGTCCCACGCGTCTTCGCCGTTCTTCCACTTCGCAACCTCATCCGCCCACAGCGCATCAAACTGCGGACCGCGCAAAGCATCAGGGTCATGGGCGGAAAACACATGCGCGGTGGCACCATTGGGCCATTCCAGCATCTTGCGACCGGAAATCCACTTCGGCCTGCGATCTGGCGGAGATACAGCGAGTATACCACTTTCACCAAAGATCATCACTTCACGGGTCTGATCCACGGTCTCGCCTACAATCGCAATGCGGCGGGCGCGGCCGGCAGCCGTGGGGGTCGGACCTTCGGCAATGCCACGGACCCATTCAGCACCAGCACGGGTCTTTCCCGCACCGCGACCGCCCATAATGACCCACGTCCGCCAATCGCCAACCGGTGGGCGCTGATGCGGCATGGCCCAGAAATCAAACAGATAGGGAAGCGCTTCAATCTGATCCGGCGTCAGGCTTTCCAGAAACGTCCTTTGGACCAATTGAGGCCCGCAAGCGATCCAGTTCGCGCCCGATGGTATCCCTTGCGTCGTCGTAATCGATGCCGGTGTCGGCGTCTGGTGATCCGTACTTTTCATGGAATACCTCTTCTGCGCGCAGCACCATCAGATGCGTCGATTGGAGTTCGTTGATTTTGGTCATCATTTGCTTGGTCGACGCGTCCGCTGCCGGACCGGCTTCGTCTAACCACCGTGCCAATAAGATACGCATTTCCGAAAATAGATCGGCGATCTGAGATATTCGTAGTCGCGCTGCCTCTTCCCTATCGGGGTCTGGGTTGTCTTGTTTTTTCATGCTGCTAATGCCTGTCGGAGACTTCCGTACAGTCGAGAAACCACCCCACACACAACGTCCAAACTGTGAGAGAAAACTCTGGGGATGGTCTACTAGCCTGCATCCAAAGTAGCGAAATCGGACGCGTCAGGTCAATGTTCCGGCCATGGGCAGCGAGCGGGCAAATTAACAAATGCTTTCGCCCACGCAAAAGGGCCAAACGCCTTTAAACGTTTGGCCCTCGTAACAAGAAGTCAAATTTCAACCCAAGGTTGTTGCGTCAGTTCGCTGCTCGCTCAGCCTCGATTTCACGCCACCGCGCAACGTTACTATTATGGTCATCCAAATTGGTCGCAAAAGCGTGGCCACCGGTGCCGTCCGCAACAAAAAAGATGAACTCGGTTGTGTCAGGATTCAGTGCCGCTTCGATGCTGGCACGCCCCGGATTGGCAATTGGCGTGGGTGGCAAAGCAGGGATCACATAGGTGTTCCATGGCGTCTCACGACGCAATTCGCTTTGGCGCAAACCACGGCCCAATACGCCCTGCCCTTCGGTAATCCCGTAGATCACGGTCGGGTCAGTTTGCAGGCGCATGCCGCGGTTCAGGCGGTTGGTAAAGACGCTGGCAACCTGACGGCGTTCTTCCGCGACACCCGTTTCTTTTTCCACGATACTGGCCAAGATCAGCGCCTCTTCAGGGCTGTTCAACGGCAAGTCATCAGCACGGTTGGCCCATGCTTCCGCAAGAATACGGGTCTGGCTTTCGGTCATGCGGTCGATGATGGACGCGACCGGGTCACCAGGGCTGAATTCATAGCTGTCAGGTGCCAATGACCCTTCAGCAGGCAAATCAGCGTAATCTTCGCCGAGCAAATCAAGACCGTTCAGCGCATCAACAACCTGCCAGCTTGTCACACCTTCCGCGATCAAGGCACGGTAGCGCGTATCGGCCTCTTCTTTCACTTCGGTATAAGCCGCGGGCGTTTCTTCTTCGGCTGGATTGAAACGAGCAATTTCAGCGTAGCGGTTCGTTGAGGGATCAAGCTCGCGGACCTGAATGGTCGTGCGGGTCACACCAACACGGTACACAACTTCTGTACCGCAGGTACTTTGACCGCCACGAGTGATCTGATCAATGATCTGCTCCATCGACGCACCCGCTTCGACCAAGAATGACCCTGCCTTCAACTGGCTCGCCTTCTCGGAATAATCGGCACCGATGCGGAAGATGGTCGGAGACGAAACAGCCCCCTGTTCGTCCAGCGTATTGCTGACGATACGCATATTGGATCCGCTTTCAACGCGCAGGCAGATCGCTTGGCTCAGCGGACCAGGGGCAGAATACTGCCCCGATCCCCAAACAATCGCACCACCTATAAGAAACAACAGAACAATGAATAAAGTCAGCGCGTTAGACGCAATGTGTCGCCACATTTAGGAAACCTTCCCAAAGATCACGCTGGCGTTTGTGCCACCGAAACCAAAGCTATTGGACAAAGCGATATCGATTTTGCGCTCGCGTTTTGCGTTTGGTGCCAAATCGACAGGTGTTTCAACGGCAGGGTTATCCAAATTGATCGTTGGCGGCGCGACCTGATCTCGGATCGCAAGGATCGAGAAAATAGCTTCAATTGCGCCAGCAGCCCCCAGCAGGTGACCTGTCGCTGACTTTGTCGACGACATGGTCACTTTGGATGCGTGATCTTCCAACAGCCGCTCAACAGCGCCCAATTCAATGGTATCGGCCATTGTCGAAGTGCCGTGCGCGTTGATGTAGTCCAAATCAACTGGCGTCAGGCCAGCATCTTCCAGCGCCATCCGCATGGACCGTTCACCGCCTTCACCGCTCTCGGATGGGGCCGTGATGTGGTACGCGTCACCAGACAGACCATACCCCAGCACTTCGGCATAAATCGTAGCACCACGTGCAACAGCATGCTCGTATTCTTCCAGAACAACGGCACCAGCGCCTTCGCCCATCACAAATCCATCACGATCAGCATCGTAAGGACGGGACGCGGCTTTGGGGTCATCAGCGCGTTTTGTGGACAACGCCTTACACGCGTTAAAGCCAGCAATACCAACTTCGCAAATGGCAGCTTCAGCACCACCCGCAACCATCACGTCAGCATTGCCGTATTTGATCAAACGGGCCGCATCGCCAATCGCGTGGGCACCGGTTGAACAGGCTGTCACAACCGAATGGTTCGGGCCCTTAAAGCCATACTTGATAGAGACTTGACCGGAAATCAGGTTGATCAGCGCACCGGGAATAAAGAAAGGCGACACGCGACGCGGGCCCTTTTCCTTGATCATCACTGCAGTATCGGAAATAGACTTCAGCCCCCCGATGCCGGACCCGATCAGCACACCTGTGCGGTTGCGATCATGATCGTCTGCAGGCACCCAGCCTGAATCCTCGACAGCTTGCTGTGCTGCCGCAATCCCGAACAGGATGAATTCATCAACCTTACGGGCATCCTTTGGCGCCATATAGGTATCAGCATTGAACGTGCCATCAGACCCATCGCCCAACGGCACTTCACATGCATAGGTCGTGGCCAATGCACTCGCATCAAAACCAGTGATCGGACCAGCGCCCGATTGACCATCCAATAGCCGAGACCAAGTAGCTTCAACGCCATCGGCCAACGGGGTGACGAGCCCCAATCCAGTCACAACAACACGACGCATGAACTGCCCTCACCTCTTCGCGTGGTTTTTCAAGCCTCTCTTACCCCACAGCCGCCCAAAGGAGCAAGGGGAGCAGGCAATTTCACGGGGCGTTAACCGATCTATGCCAATGAAGGTCCTGAAAAGCGTATAGGTAGGAAACGTGCGTCACTTGCTAGCACTCATACTGATCATGTCGGTAGCACCATGCGTGTTACACGCGGCGGTCGATTGCAGTGCTGTAAATCGCATCGCACGGATCAAAACCACCATTGGGCACCTCCGTGCTGATCCAATTAGTGAAAGCGCGCCATACAACCAAATCATTCTGATCAATGATCTTGCCGCGCTCAGCACACGTGTCGCAACGATTGCGCTCGCGGATCACACCGACAAGACCGATACCAATCGCCTGATCGCGCTGGTCAGCATGGCGCAAAGATCTGTCGAAGGCATCTCGGAAAAATCAATCGGCCAGTTTGCCCTGTCATTACGGACAGACCGGTGGTCGGCTGTTCTCAGGGAAGCGACGATCGCGCTTAGTCACATGCCTTGTGGCCTGATCAACGGACGATTGCCCGGTGATGCGGAAGGCCGCGAAATCGACGGGAAAACAGTCGACCGGAAAGAAATCACCGTCAAAGAACCTATTGTCGAAAAACCCTTACAAACTGCCGTGCTGTCGATCCTGATGATCGTGGGTATCGTCTTTGCCGGCAGACAAGTCATTGCATGGATGCGCATGCGCGCGCGTCTAAAAAAACGCCAATCAAAACGGTTCGCCACGCAGATCGACAGTCATCTGGCCATAGACAAAAACGTCTACGAAGCCGAAGTGCTTGATCTTAACTGCCATGGTGCAAAGGTCCGGTATTGGCACACTTCCACCGTCGCGATTGATCAAGACGCTGGCATTTTCCTTGCAGGCGCTTGGCGGATGGGGGCGATCGCTTGGTCAAACAAATTGTATTGCGGCGTTCGTTTCGACGCGCCCTTGCCGATCCCGTTGGTGCGCGACCTTGCCGACGTCAGCGAAACTGACGGCCTCGGGCGCATCATCCTCAAAAAAGAAAAAGCGGCCTCTGCGTGAAGCAGGGCCGCTCTTTACGTCATTTAAGACGAATTACTGTGCTGCAGAGATGAACTTAACAGCGTCGCCGAATGACTGGATAGTCTCGGCAGCATCGTCAGGAATTTCGATGCCGAATTCTTCTTCAAAAGCCATAACCAGCTCAACAGTGTCGAGGCTGTCTGCGCCCAGATCGTCGATGAAGGATGCACCTTCAACTACTTTGTCTTCTTCTACACCAAGATGCTCTACAACAATCTTGCGTACGCGGTCTGCGACGTCGCTCATGGACTAATCCTCACGTTCTGTTGGGTCTTTGACCCGGTTTTGGACGTTAGTTACCCAACGTCCTTTCTTGATCTGCGTGGCCTATAACAGAGAATTTCTGCGAGGCAAACATTTTCAACACCCCACCGGACGATGGGGCGTGGATCACAACATGGCCATGCCACCGTTCACATGCAAGGTCGTGCCCGTCATATATCCGGCCTCATTGCTGGCAAGGTACAGCACCGCTGCGCCGATTTCCGCCGGATCGCCCATGCGACCTGCTGGTACATTGTTCAAAATACCTGATTTTTGGTCGTCAGTCAGCTTTTCGGTCATCGGCGTAGTAATGAAACCGGGTGCGATACAATTGACGGTGATGCCGCGGCTCGCGACTTCGTAGGCGATGGATTTGGACATACCAACCATACCGGCCTTGGACGCGGCATAGTTCGCCTGCCCCGGATTTCCGGTCGCGCCAACGACGCTAGAGATGTTGATGATTCTACCCCAGCGGGATTTCATCATACCGCGGATCGCGCCTTTACACAGTCGCATTGTGGACGTCAGGTTGACCTCTAGGACAGATGACCATTCTTCTTCGGACATCCGCATGAAGATGTTGTCGCGTGTGATGCCAGCGTTATTCACTAGAATATCGACCGACCCCATCGCCTCAACGGCTTGTTTCGGCAGTGCATTTACTGCGTCCGCATCGCTCAGGTTACAGGGCAGCACATGCGCGCGGTCCAGTTCAGAAGCCAAGGCTTCGAGCGGCTCCACCCGTGTGCCTGACAACGCTACAGTCGCCCCAGCATCGTGCAGCGCGTGGGCAATCGCCCCGCCAATGCCGCCAGACGCGCCTGTCAAAAGTACATTTTTCCCAGTCAGATCAAACATCTTCGATCCCTTCTTAATCTATTTTATGAAAGTGAGGCAGCAGCGGCTGCGACGTCTTCTGGCGTGCCGACATTGCGCGACGCGATCTCTTTGTTGATGCGGCGGATCATACCGGACAAGGCCTTGCCCGACCCGATTTCCCAAGCCTGATCAACACCTTGATCGCCCATCCACAACACGCTTTCGCGCCAGCGCACGGAACCTGTGACCTGCTCCACAAGCAATTTACGGATTTGATCAGGGTCAGTCACCGCTTCTGCCACGACGTTCGCCACGACCGGAACCGCAGGAGCGCTGATCGTTGTGTCCGCCAAAGCCGCGGCCATTTTATCGGCGGCTGGCCCCATCAATGCGCAATGGAATGGCGCGGAAACTGGCAAGAGCATTGCGCGTTTTGCGCCCTTCTCTTTTGCGATTTCAACGGCCCGTTCAACGGCAGCTTTGTGTCCAGAAACAACAACTTGGCTCGGGTCATTGTCATTTGCGGCCTGACAGACTTCGCCCTGAGCTGCTTCTTCGGCCACGGCTTGTGCCGTCGCGAAATCCAAACCCAGCAAAGCGGCCATCGCGCCAACACCCACAGGTACGGCTTCTTGCATCGCCGCACCGCGCAGGCGCAACAGTTTCGCAGTGTCGGAAATCGATAGCGCACCGGCTGCGGCCAAGGCAGAATATTCGCCCAGCGAATGACCTGCCACAAAATCAGCCGCAGAGATCGTAACCCCTTCTGATTCCAGCGCTTTCATCGCTGCAAGCGACGTCGCCATCAATGCAGGTTGTGCATTCTTGGTCAGGGTTAAATCCGCAATATCGCCGGTCCAGATCAGGTCTGACAGCTTTTCACCCAAGGCGTCATCCACCTCGGCGAAAACCTGTGCCGCCGCTGGATATGCATCGGCCAAAGCCTTACCCATCCCAATGGCTTGCGCCCCTTGTCCCGGAAATACAAATGCCCGCATCTTGCGCGTCCCCACTTTGTTAAACTCTTTCCCTTGCAATAGCCTGACGACGCCCTGCACACAAGGAAAGCCGCCCTGTGATACGCGTGCACAACCCGTGCACAAGGCGTGCACAGGCGTTGTGCGATTATCGGCCTGCCGCAGACACCCTGTTCGTCGTAAATTGGGTGCGTATCGACCAAGGATTTAACCATGTCACATCCCACCACCTACCATACCGTCACGAAGTCTTTTCACTGGCTAACCGCGCTTTTGATCCTCGCGATCATCCCGCTTGGCGTCATTGCAAACGGCCTGCCTTTTGAAACGAGCGATCAATTGGCCACCAAGGCATTCGTGTTTTCACTTCACAAGACGCTCGGGGTCGCAGTCTTTTTCGTCGCCCTGCTCCGCATCCTTTGGGCTGTCACACAAGACAAGCCCGGACCGCTTCATCCTGAACGCAAAGCTGAAACGCTTCTGGCCGAAGTCATCCATTGGGTGCTCTACATTTCTCTTGTTGCTGTTCCGCTGACCGGTTGGATCGAACATGCCGCGACAACAGGTTTTGCCCCGATCTGGTGGCCATTCGGTCAATCGCTGTTCTTCGTCCCAAAGTCCGAAGCACTGTCCCACACCTTTGCGAGCCTGCATTGGATGTTTGGTAAATTGATGGTGGCATCCATCTTGCTGCATATTGCGGGCGCATTGAAACATCAGGTTGTCGATAAAGACGCAACGCTGCGCCGGATGTGGTTTGGTAAAGCCGATGCACCGACAGTCGCGCCACATGTGACCAAAGCGGCACCGCCGTTGATCGCGGTGATTGCGTTTGTCGCTGCAGGAATTGCAGCATACGGGCTGGGCTTGCTTGAAAAGCACGACGGACCAGCGGTTGAATCTGCCGCGCTGGAAGCGGTCGCATCCGAATGGGCTGTGCAAGACGGCGAGATCGCCATCACAATATCGCAGTTTGGTAGCGCCGTGACCGGCAATTTCGCTGACTGGACGTCCGACATCAGCTTTGACCCTGCCCCAGCGGACGTCATGGGCAATGTCACGACGGTGATTTCAATCGGGTCTTTGACGCTTGGCTCTGTCACAGCGGATGCGATGAAACCAGATTACTTTGACGTCGAGGCGCATCCCACTGCGACCTTCACTGCCGACATCAAACCTGACGGCGACAGCTATATCGCAGACGGTAGCGTCACGATCAAAGGCACGACGGTTCCTGTGCAAATGCCGTTTGAACTGGTGATTGACGGAGAGACCGCCACAATGACGGGCGGGCTGACGTTAGACCGGCAGGCCTTTAACGTGGGCGAAAGCCAATCGGATGCCGCATCTTTGGGATTTGATGTTGAAGTCGCCATCGCACTGACAGCCACGCGCAACTAACGCGCCATCCCCCAGACACACAAAAGGGCCGCGCATCACTGCGCGGCCCTTTCTATTTTTATCCGCGATGCAGATTACTGCGCAGCAACCGCTTCGATAGAAATTGCCAGTGGGATTTCGTTCGGAATGAATGGTGCGAACATGCCCAAGTTATAATCCGAGCGGTTCAGCGTCACTGTCGCGTCCAGACCAATGGCCTTGCTGCCTTGGTATGGTGGGAATGGATATTCTTCCGTCTGCGCATTCAGAACAGTTTCAAGCACAACAGACTGTGTCACGCCGTTGAGTGTCAGATCGCCTGTGATGTTCGCGGTCGCGTCGCCTGTCACTTCGATGGATGTGGATGCGAATGTCACGTCAGGGAATTCGCCAAGCTTGAAGAAGTCACCGGACTGCAGGAAGTGACCTGACCGCGCGTCCCAGCCTGTGATCATGGATTCGGCAGGGAATGTGACGGAAACGGTAGATGCGGCTGGGTCTTCAGCGTCAAACATGATCTCGCCGCCAAAACCGGAGAACATGCCGTAAGTTGTCGAGAAACCAGCGTGGTTATAAGAGAAAACGATCTGGCTGTGGCTTTCGTTCAAAGCGTAAGCTTCTGGGGCAGCAGCAGCAGCAGTTGCGAATGGGGCGGCCAATACGGCGGCGAGTACGATATTTTTCATCGGGTAGCTCCTAGGTGTGGTCAATGCCGGTCGTGGTGCATTTGATAACCTGTAAATTGCAAAGCTTCCCCGCCCACTCAATTCTGCATTTTTGAACATGACGTGTGGATAAAAGAAAAAACGCGACCCTTCCGCTGGAAGAATCGCGCCTGAATGTCAGTTATTTGAGCGGCTTAGGGGGAATTAAGCGGCGTCTTTGAAAGCGTCGATGTCGGCTTTGCGTTTTGCGATCGCGTTGGCACCTACGATCACGTCTCGGCTGATGCGGTCATGAAGGGTGGACAACGCCCCTTCGCGGCCAGTCGCAACTTCAACACTTTCGGATGAATTGCGATAGAGCAGGACAAGGCTTGCAGGGCCCTTTTTGGCGCTTGGTTCCAGCACAACTTTGCCAATGGAATCGAAGCTGTAGCAAGCCAACAGGGACATGCGGCCCGTGTGATTACGAATGACTTCGCGGATTTCACCGCGTGCATTGTCGATTTGAATTTCAGAGATTGTACCGCGGCTTGCGTACCACAGCAGCAGTGCGGATGCGGCTACAAACACAATCGTTGCGAACAGGCGCATCATCAATGCGTCCACGCTGAACAACATGCCCGGAATGATCCACATACCAAGGGCCGCAGCCAAAAGAGCGGCACCGGCAATCAAGCTAAGCGATTGGGCGAAGATCAGGCTATGGCCCGTCTCGCTTGTCGAACGAACGATGTAACCCCAATGGGTTTCTTCTGTGCAAAATCCGTCTCGCGGCAAATCACACGGCGTTGGTGCGTGCATCTTGGATGTGCTTATTGTTGCATCTGACATTGTTGCGTTCTCCCCTAGCTTGCCGGTCCAAGTGACGATCAGATCAGGGCAAGATCAGGGCAACACCGAGGCAAAACACGAAAAAGGGTAAAAAAATCGTTAACGCGCCCAAATCCCGTGGTTTTTATCGCTGAAACGGGTCTCATCGTTACTTGCAATGCGATGCGTCGGCTGTATAAGGCACCGTCCGCTGCAACGTATATGAACTGCGCAGTCTCTCGTGATTGGGGTGCGGTGGACCTGAGATGCCCCTCTCTATGAAATGCGCTGAACATGAATGGAGATCGCATGCCGCTATATGAGCATGTTATGATTGCGCGTCAGGATTTGTCCGCCACGCAAGCAGAAAGCCTGATTGAACACTTCGGTACTGTTCTGTCCGATAACGGTGGTAAACTGTTGGAGAACGAATACTGGGGCGTCAAAACAATGGCGTACAAAATCAACAAGAACCGTAAAGGCCACTATGCCTTCTTGCGCACAGATGCACCTGCACCTGCTGTACAAGAAATGGAGCGTCTGATGCGCCTGCACGAAGACGTGATGCGCGTTTTGACCATCAAGGTCGATCAGCACGCTGAAGGTCCTTCAGTTCAAATGCAAAAACGTGACGAGCGGGACCGCGGTCCACGTGAACGTCGCTAATCGGATCAGGAAAGGACATTAATCATGGCTACTAAACCATTTTTCCGTCGTCGTAAGTCTGATCCGTTTGAAGGCGAAAACGCGCCTAAGATCGACTATAAAGACACTCGCCTTTTGCAGCGCTACATCTCTGAGCGCGGTAAAATTGTTCCAGCCCGTATCACAGCTGTTGGTGCCAAGAACCAGCGTGCGCTCGCTCGTGCGATCAAACGCGCGCGTTTCCTTGCCCTGCTGCCATACGCTGTAAAGTAAGGAGACTACACAATGGATGTTATCCTACTTGAGCGCGTCGCAAAGCTTGGCCAAATGGGCGAAGTTGTGTCTGTGAAGCAAGGTTACGCACGTAACTACCTGCTGCCACAAGGCAAAGCACTGCGCGTGAATGCTGCCAACATGGCACGTTTCGAAGCTGAAAAAGCACAACTCGAAGCACGCAACCTCGAAACCAAAAAAGAAGCAGAATCATTGGCTGAAAAGCTTGATGGTCAGTCCTTCATCATCATCCGGTCTGCGTCTGACGCAGGTTCGCTTTACGGTTCTGTTACACCACGTGACATTTCCGAAGCTGCGGATGCTGAAGGTTTCACTATCGACAAGCGTCAGGTTGTTCTGGCCGCTGGTATCAAGGATCTTGGTCTGCACACTGCAACCGTGAACCTGCACCCAGAAGTTGCTGCTGAAGTCACGCTGAACGTTGCACGTTCCGCTGAAGAAGCAGAACTGCAAGCGGCTGGTAAGTCGATCCAAGAGCTGGCAGCTGAAGAAGAAGCAGCAGCTGAGTTCGAGATCAACGAACTGTTCGACGATATCGGTGGCGCGCAAATGGACGACGACGGCGACGAGGCACCTGCCCCGCGTTCCGACGACGACTAAGTCGCACTGCGATGAATTTGAAAAGGCCGTAGCGCAAGCTGCGGCCTTTTTTGTTGCGGTGTGATTGTGACCGAAACCGGCACTGCACCTCATAAAAACAAGGCATTTCCTGAACCTACCGCCACGTCATCAGATTTGGGCGCAGATTTTTCACCCTGTCGTGGAATTTCTGTTACGTTCATCCTCTTTAGTGGGAAAAAAGGGGAAACCATGACACTTACAATGAATCGTCGCGGCTTTTTGGCTGGGACTGCTGGTCTTATCGCCATGCATCCATTCTCTGCCAGTGCAGCTAGCAATCAGGCCCATTTGCGCCTGATGGAAACCACAGATTTGCACGTCCACGTCTTTCCGTACGATTATTATGCAGACAAGCCGGTCGATACGGTTGGTCTTGCGCGCACCGCATCCATCATCGGTGAAGTACGGGCCGAATCTACGAACTCACTGCTGATCGACAACGGAGATTTCCTGCAGGGTAACCCGATGGGCGACTACATCGCCTATGAGCGCGGCATGAAAGACGGAGACATGCATCCCGTCATCACTGCGATGAACACGCTGGGCTTTGATGCGTCCACATTGGGCAACCACGAATTCAACTATGGCATCAGCTTTTTGATGAAAGCGCTCGCTGGTGCCGACTTCCCCGTCGTCAGCGCGAACGTCGTTAAAGAAATGGGCGCGACCCCACGCGAAGATACCACGTTGATCAAGCCATACGTGATCATGGACAAAATGATCACCGACGGGAACGGCGAAAGCCACCCGATCAAAATCGGCATGATCGGCTTTGTTCCACCACAGATCATGAACTGGGACCGCAAGCATCTTGAAGGCAACGTGCAGACCCGCGACATCGTCGCGACCGCCAAAGCCTACGTGCCGCAAATGCGCGAAGAAGGTTGCGATATCATCGTGGCGCTTTGCCATTCGGGTATCGGCTCTGCGAACGCAGAAGACGGCATGGAGAACGCAGCGATTCCTTTGGCCGCTGTTGATGGCATCGACGCAATTCTGACCGGCCACAGCCACCTCGTCTTCCCATCGTCCAAATACGCAGATCTTGATGGTCTCGACGTTGAAAAAGGCACGATTTCAGGCAAACCCGGCGTTATGGGTGGGTTCTGGGGCAGCCACATGGGTCTGGTTGATCTGCTGCTAGAACGCGACGGCAACGGTTGGCGTATTCTGTCGCACACATCCGAGGCCCGTCCGATTTCACAACGCAACGAAGATCGCAGCGTGACAGCCTTGGTTGAAAGCGACGAGACTGTGCTTGCATCGGTTCAACAGGACCACGACGAGACGCTCGCCTATGTGCGGCGCGCCGTTGGCAAGACTGACGCGGCTTTGCACAGCTACTTTGCCTTGGTCGCAGATGATCCGTCCGTGCAAATCGTGTCCAACGCACAGCTGTGGTACATCAAAGACCAGATGGTCGGCACCGATTACGAAGGACTGCCAATCCTTTCTGCGGCAGCACCATTCAAAGCTGGTGGCCGTGGCGGTCCGGAATACTACACCGACGTGCCAGTGGGCGACGTAGCGATCAAGAACGTGGCCGATCTGTACCTGTATCCGAACACCGTACGCGCGGTGAAGGTGACGGGCGCGCAGGTCAAAGACTGGCTGGAACGCTCTGCGGGTATGTTCAATCAGGTTGAAGCTGGCGCATCCGATGCGACCCTGCTGAACCCGGACTTCCCAAGCTACAACTTTGATGTGATGGACGGCGTCGCATACCAAATCGACTTGTCCCAACCATCCAAGTTTGACCGTGACGGGGCTGTTGTGAACGCAGATGCGAACCGTATCGTGAACCTGACGTTCGAAGGCCAACCTGTTGATCCGGCACAGGAGTTCATCATCGCGACGAACAACTACCGCGCCTCTGGTGGCGGCAGCTTCCCTGGTGCGGATGGCAGCACGGTGATCTTTGAAGGTCCCGACACCAACCGCGACGTCATCGTGCGTTACATCGTGGACAAAGGCACGGTCAGCCCTGCGGCCGACGCGAACTGGTCGTTTGCAAGCATGGACGACACGACGGTTCTGTTTGAAACGGGCCCAGCGGGTGCAGCTTATGCGGCCGACGTTCCGGGCGTGTCGATTGAAGAAGCAGGTACAAGCGACACAGGCTTCGCCCTGTTCCGCATCACACTTTGATCTAAAAACGACGAAGGGCCGCAGGTATCACTGCGGCCCTTTTCTGTTGGTATTCACCCGACAAAAAACTTCGTTTCCCGTCCTTGCAGCTCCACCCGAAGTCAAGAACATTGCCACATTTCAAA
The Rhodobacteraceae bacterium S2214 genome window above contains:
- a CDS encoding cytochrome b/b6 domain-containing protein, with translation MSHPTTYHTVTKSFHWLTALLILAIIPLGVIANGLPFETSDQLATKAFVFSLHKTLGVAVFFVALLRILWAVTQDKPGPLHPERKAETLLAEVIHWVLYISLVAVPLTGWIEHAATTGFAPIWWPFGQSLFFVPKSEALSHTFASLHWMFGKLMVASILLHIAGALKHQVVDKDATLRRMWFGKADAPTVAPHVTKAAPPLIAVIAFVAAGIAAYGLGLLEKHDGPAVESAALEAVASEWAVQDGEIAITISQFGSAVTGNFADWTSDISFDPAPADVMGNVTTVISIGSLTLGSVTADAMKPDYFDVEAHPTATFTADIKPDGDSYIADGSVTIKGTTVPVQMPFELVIDGETATMTGGLTLDRQAFNVGESQSDAASLGFDVEVAIALTATRN
- a CDS encoding YceI family protein: MKNIVLAAVLAAPFATAAAAAPEAYALNESHSQIVFSYNHAGFSTTYGMFSGFGGEIMFDAEDPAASTVSVTFPAESMITGWDARSGHFLQSGDFFKLGEFPDVTFASTSIEVTGDATANITGDLTLNGVTQSVVLETVLNAQTEEYPFPPYQGSKAIGLDATVTLNRSDYNLGMFAPFIPNEIPLAISIEAVAAQ
- the rpsF gene encoding 30S ribosomal protein S6; translated protein: MPLYEHVMIARQDLSATQAESLIEHFGTVLSDNGGKLLENEYWGVKTMAYKINKNRKGHYAFLRTDAPAPAVQEMERLMRLHEDVMRVLTIKVDQHAEGPSVQMQKRDERDRGPRERR
- the rpsR gene encoding 30S ribosomal protein S18; its protein translation is MATKPFFRRRKSDPFEGENAPKIDYKDTRLLQRYISERGKIVPARITAVGAKNQRALARAIKRARFLALLPYAVK
- the rplI gene encoding 50S ribosomal protein L9, whose amino-acid sequence is MDVILLERVAKLGQMGEVVSVKQGYARNYLLPQGKALRVNAANMARFEAEKAQLEARNLETKKEAESLAEKLDGQSFIIIRSASDAGSLYGSVTPRDISEAADAEGFTIDKRQVVLAAGIKDLGLHTATVNLHPEVAAEVTLNVARSAEEAELQAAGKSIQELAAEEEAAAEFEINELFDDIGGAQMDDDGDEAPAPRSDDD
- a CDS encoding bifunctional 2',3'-cyclic-nucleotide 2'-phosphodiesterase/3'-nucleotidase codes for the protein MTLTMNRRGFLAGTAGLIAMHPFSASAASNQAHLRLMETTDLHVHVFPYDYYADKPVDTVGLARTASIIGEVRAESTNSLLIDNGDFLQGNPMGDYIAYERGMKDGDMHPVITAMNTLGFDASTLGNHEFNYGISFLMKALAGADFPVVSANVVKEMGATPREDTTLIKPYVIMDKMITDGNGESHPIKIGMIGFVPPQIMNWDRKHLEGNVQTRDIVATAKAYVPQMREEGCDIIVALCHSGIGSANAEDGMENAAIPLAAVDGIDAILTGHSHLVFPSSKYADLDGLDVEKGTISGKPGVMGGFWGSHMGLVDLLLERDGNGWRILSHTSEARPISQRNEDRSVTALVESDETVLASVQQDHDETLAYVRRAVGKTDAALHSYFALVADDPSVQIVSNAQLWYIKDQMVGTDYEGLPILSAAAPFKAGGRGGPEYYTDVPVGDVAIKNVADLYLYPNTVRAVKVTGAQVKDWLERSAGMFNQVEAGASDATLLNPDFPSYNFDVMDGVAYQIDLSQPSKFDRDGAVVNADANRIVNLTFEGQPVDPAQEFIIATNNYRASGGGSFPGADGSTVIFEGPDTNRDVIVRYIVDKGTVSPAADANWSFASMDDTTVLFETGPAGAAYAADVPGVSIEEAGTSDTGFALFRITL